A single window of Aquarana catesbeiana isolate 2022-GZ linkage group LG10, ASM4218655v1, whole genome shotgun sequence DNA harbors:
- the LG10H1orf174 gene encoding UPF0688 protein C1orf174 homolog — protein sequence MKKRKITEGVRCSARQKAKNCSAGQNSSDSEAESRPSDKNATKGSSKDNNGSRSKNGTSDQSRGLAGKKAAGAKSQPTASNRPRSRRCPKVKVSARLTNRQMSNGNNYTSYCRLSDDSRDSLVVSDPEKKGICADITPFIDEDSNQPMPLGRFFENADLMQDFPPVATSCASMSRRELRNLHFRAKEDDDDDDDEELNNEDAL from the exons ATGAAGAAGAGAaag ATCACAGAGGGGGTGCGATGCTCGGCTCGCCAGAAGGCCAAAAATTGCTCCGCCGGGCAGAACTCCTCCGACAGCGAAGCCGAATCCCGTCCGTCTGACAAGAATGCCACAAAGGGAAGCTCG AAGGACAACAATGGGTCTCGTTCTAAGAACGGCACAAGTGACCAGAGCCGGGGGCTAGCCGGCaaaaaagcagcaggagccaagagTCAGCCTACAGCCAGCAACCGTCCCAGGAGCAGGAGGTGCCCGAAGGTGAAAGTCAGTGCCCGCCTCACCAATCGCCAAATGTCCAATGGGAACAATTACACTTCCTACTGCCGATTGTCAGATGACAGCAGGGACAGTTTGGTGGTCTCAGACCCAGAGAAGAAAGGAATCTGTGCGGACATCACCCCGTTCATTGATGAAGACAGCAACCAGCCCATGCCGCTCGGGAGATTCTTCGAAAATGCCGACCTCATGCAG GATTTCCCACCAGTGGCCACGTCCTGTGCTTCCATGAGCCGAAGAGAACTGAGGAATCTTCACTTCAGAGCcaaggaggatgatgatgatgatgatgatgaagagctGAATAATGAAGACGCTCTTTAG